The Celeribacter marinus genome window below encodes:
- a CDS encoding SPOR domain-containing protein — protein MATMGKTMGTKTGTARKIALLLAGTVALTACEGGQMSGFFDTMKPKASTDANTPPTAATSAKLVERDVEAPDVFQVTDKGLWDGRPSLGGVWVAHSSVTDPERVIIRNTKNGKFVIGALFKREATSPGPEVQVSSDAAEALGMLAGSPVELNVTALRREEVAVAPPAPQVDMIDAPDAIAATPLDPIADAAAVLDALDAPAMTPTAPIAAPTAPRPKPAAAPKPTSSLDKSYIQIGIFSVQENANRTKEMLASQGLVATIKTGESAGKSFWRVVVGPATNATERRTLLTNVKKAGFTDAYAVTH, from the coding sequence ATGGCAACTATGGGCAAAACCATGGGAACAAAAACGGGCACAGCGCGCAAAATAGCGCTTTTGCTCGCAGGAACGGTTGCACTCACCGCGTGCGAAGGCGGGCAGATGTCAGGCTTTTTTGACACGATGAAGCCTAAGGCGTCGACAGACGCAAATACGCCCCCAACCGCCGCAACGTCCGCCAAACTGGTCGAGCGCGATGTCGAAGCCCCCGATGTGTTCCAAGTCACGGACAAAGGCCTGTGGGACGGACGCCCCTCACTTGGTGGGGTTTGGGTCGCACATTCATCCGTCACGGACCCCGAACGTGTGATCATTCGCAACACCAAAAACGGCAAGTTCGTCATCGGCGCGCTGTTCAAACGCGAAGCGACATCACCTGGCCCCGAGGTTCAGGTGTCATCTGACGCCGCCGAGGCCCTTGGCATGTTGGCGGGATCTCCGGTTGAATTGAACGTCACGGCACTGCGCCGCGAGGAAGTTGCCGTAGCGCCCCCCGCGCCTCAGGTCGATATGATTGATGCGCCAGATGCGATTGCGGCTACGCCACTTGACCCGATTGCGGATGCCGCGGCGGTCCTTGATGCGCTTGACGCCCCAGCGATGACGCCAACCGCGCCGATCGCGGCACCAACTGCACCGCGCCCCAAACCCGCCGCCGCGCCAAAGCCCACATCGTCGCTGGATAAATCCTACATCCAGATCGGTATTTTCTCTGTTCAAGAGAACGCCAATCGCACCAAGGAAATGCTGGCCAGCCAAGGCCTCGTGGCGACAATCAAGACGGGCGAAAGTGCGGGCAAATCATTCTGGCGCGTTGTTGTCGGCCCCGCCACAAATGCGACTGAACGCAGAACGCTTCTCACAAATGTGAAGAAAGCGGGCTTCACAGACGCCTATGCCGTCACGCACTAA
- a CDS encoding DNA polymerase III subunit delta', which produces MRAPVGDMELPPEADRTAGAPHPRETLHLFGQTAAETDFLDAFNADRLHHAWLITGPKGVGKATLAWRIARFLLDRPIDAGHDGGMFGDAIARPNADTLQIGYDTPVYRRSAQLAEPRLCLVRRAWDAKKGKHAAQISVDEVRKLNSFFHMSAADGGRRVVIVDAADELNVSAANALLKTLEEPPKDAFLLLVSHQPSRLLPTIRSRCRELRLGPLDPENLAQALDAAGFDAADRTDALAELAGGSVGEALRLTNQDGIETYAELIALFSKMPQFERPRALKLAESCVGAANVARYDLVVGLMDKFLIRLARSGAGRPPLVEAANGEAALMVRLAPEGQAAKAWAVLQQTLSARAAHAKAVNLDPAALILDMIFEINDTASRVAAP; this is translated from the coding sequence ATGAGAGCGCCCGTGGGCGACATGGAACTGCCTCCCGAGGCCGACCGCACCGCCGGCGCGCCGCATCCGCGCGAGACCTTGCACTTGTTTGGACAAACGGCAGCAGAGACCGATTTTCTGGATGCGTTCAACGCGGACCGCTTGCACCATGCGTGGCTCATCACGGGACCGAAGGGCGTTGGCAAAGCCACCTTGGCGTGGCGCATTGCGCGGTTCTTGTTGGATCGTCCCATTGATGCGGGCCATGATGGCGGCATGTTCGGGGACGCGATTGCCCGACCAAACGCCGACACATTGCAGATCGGTTACGACACCCCCGTATATCGGCGCTCCGCGCAATTGGCCGAGCCGCGTCTGTGCCTTGTGCGCCGCGCGTGGGACGCCAAAAAAGGCAAACATGCCGCCCAAATTTCGGTCGACGAAGTGCGCAAGCTGAATTCATTTTTCCACATGTCCGCAGCAGACGGCGGACGGCGCGTGGTGATTGTCGATGCCGCCGACGAACTGAACGTTTCGGCGGCCAATGCGTTGTTAAAAACGCTCGAAGAGCCGCCAAAAGATGCGTTTCTTTTGCTCGTGTCCCATCAGCCCTCGCGCTTGTTGCCCACCATCCGAAGCCGGTGCCGCGAATTGCGCCTTGGCCCACTTGATCCCGAAAATCTCGCACAAGCCCTTGACGCGGCGGGGTTTGATGCCGCAGATCGCACTGACGCGCTTGCCGAATTGGCGGGCGGCTCAGTGGGAGAGGCGTTGCGATTGACCAATCAAGACGGGATAGAGACCTACGCGGAACTCATCGCGCTGTTTTCCAAAATGCCCCAGTTCGAGCGCCCACGCGCCCTCAAACTCGCCGAAAGCTGTGTCGGAGCGGCCAATGTGGCGCGCTACGATTTGGTGGTTGGCCTCATGGATAAATTCCTCATTCGCTTGGCGCGCTCTGGCGCGGGACGCCCACCCCTTGTGGAGGCGGCAAACGGCGAGGCCGCGTTGATGGTGCGACTGGCCCCCGAGGGCCAAGCGGCCAAAGCATGGGCAGTTTTGCAACAGACCTTATCGGCACGCGCCGCCCACGCAAAGGCCGTCAACCTTGACCCCGCCGCGCTGATCCTTGATATGATATTCGAGATCAACGACACGGCGTCGCGCGTGGCCGCCCCGTAG
- a CDS encoding D-alanyl-D-alanine carboxypeptidase family protein, translating to MLRFFARLPRLILITTTFALACATAATAFETRARAAWVYDLSTQTVLMSKEAQTPLPPASMSKLMTMNMLFEALRDGRVTLDTQFSVSTRAKEMGGSTMFLNETDRPTVEELIQGIIVLSGNDACVTVAEGLAGTEDNFARLMNDRAKEIGMTNSTFANASGWPNPAQRMSMEDLGVLATRLITEFPEYYGYFGQREFPYDNRAPQNKNNRNPLLRLGIGADGLKTGHTQEAGYGLVGSATQGTRRIVFVITGLDSEAERAQEAERVVNWAFRQFVEKPIADEGHEFARAPVWMGSESDVGLVAPRAMSLLLPGSQLDGLTAHVVYTGPLEAPFQQGDMLAELVIERDDLPEARLPLVADRTVERGGIGPRLRTAATVLRRKLEGQAVSAEQ from the coding sequence ATGTTGCGCTTTTTCGCCCGCCTACCTCGCCTGATCCTCATAACCACAACGTTTGCGCTCGCCTGTGCGACTGCGGCAACGGCGTTTGAAACCCGTGCGCGGGCGGCATGGGTCTATGACCTGTCGACGCAGACGGTTTTGATGTCAAAAGAGGCGCAAACGCCCCTGCCCCCAGCATCGATGTCCAAATTGATGACAATGAACATGTTGTTCGAGGCCCTGCGTGACGGGCGCGTCACCCTTGATACACAGTTTTCGGTGTCGACACGAGCCAAGGAAATGGGCGGCTCCACCATGTTTCTCAACGAGACTGACCGCCCCACGGTTGAGGAGTTGATCCAAGGGATCATCGTGCTGTCAGGCAATGACGCCTGTGTGACCGTCGCGGAAGGCCTTGCAGGGACCGAGGATAATTTCGCCCGCTTGATGAATGACCGCGCCAAAGAAATCGGCATGACCAACTCGACCTTTGCCAATGCAAGCGGGTGGCCGAACCCCGCGCAGCGCATGTCAATGGAAGATCTGGGCGTTTTGGCCACACGTCTGATTACCGAGTTTCCCGAGTATTACGGCTACTTTGGTCAGCGCGAATTCCCCTATGACAACCGCGCACCGCAAAACAAGAACAACCGCAACCCGCTTTTAAGGCTTGGCATTGGCGCAGACGGTCTAAAGACGGGCCACACCCAAGAGGCGGGATACGGCCTTGTTGGATCAGCGACCCAAGGGACGCGCCGCATTGTGTTCGTCATCACTGGGCTCGACTCCGAAGCCGAGCGCGCCCAAGAGGCAGAGCGGGTTGTGAACTGGGCCTTTCGTCAATTCGTCGAAAAACCCATAGCCGATGAGGGCCACGAATTTGCCCGTGCGCCGGTTTGGATGGGCAGCGAAAGTGACGTTGGACTGGTCGCACCGCGCGCCATGAGCTTGTTGTTGCCCGGATCGCAACTGGATGGATTGACGGCCCATGTCGTCTATACAGGCCCACTTGAGGCACCATTTCAACAAGGCGATATGCTTGCCGAGTTGGTGATTGAACGCGACGATCTCCCCGAGGCCCGCTTGCCCCTTGTCGCGGATCGCACCGTGGAGCGCGGCGGTATCGGCCCGCGCCTGCGCACGGCCGCCACGGTTTTGCGCCGCAAACTCGAAGGACAGGCCGTTTCGGCCGAGCAATAA
- the tmk gene encoding dTMP kinase — translation MFITLEGIDGSGKSTQARLLAAMLEAQGIKVVLTREPGGSKGAEEIRTLVLEGDPDRWSAETEILLFTAARRDHLEKTIRPALAAGHVVICDRFADSTRVFQGVTRGDLQDKVNLLHEAMIGVEPDLTLLFDMDPTIGLSRAKSRQTAEERFEDFGADFQIKVRAAFLELAAVHPRFALIDAGRSIDAIAADVAQVVTARLAKHRTQAHA, via the coding sequence ATGTTCATTACACTTGAAGGCATCGACGGGTCTGGAAAATCCACACAAGCCCGTCTTTTGGCGGCGATGCTTGAGGCGCAGGGCATCAAGGTTGTATTGACCCGCGAACCGGGCGGCTCAAAGGGTGCCGAAGAAATTCGGACACTTGTGCTTGAGGGCGATCCGGATCGTTGGTCTGCCGAGACGGAGATTTTGCTCTTCACCGCAGCGCGGCGCGACCATCTGGAAAAGACAATCCGCCCCGCATTGGCAGCCGGACATGTCGTAATTTGCGACCGTTTTGCCGATAGCACACGCGTATTCCAAGGTGTCACACGCGGCGATCTCCAAGATAAGGTGAATTTGTTGCATGAGGCGATGATTGGCGTTGAGCCCGACTTGACCTTGTTGTTCGACATGGACCCGACCATAGGACTGTCACGGGCCAAATCGCGCCAGACCGCAGAAGAGCGGTTTGAGGATTTCGGGGCTGATTTTCAAATCAAAGTGCGCGCCGCATTTCTGGAACTGGCCGCTGTTCATCCGCGCTTTGCCCTGATCGATGCGGGGCGTTCCATTGATGCAATCGCCGCAGACGTGGCGCAGGTTGTCACCGCACGCCTCGCCAAGCACCGCACACAGGCCCACGCATGA